The genomic DNA TCATGAGGTAAAGGTACGTTTTTCTGGCGCCCATGTACTGCTTAAGCCCGCCTCAGAAGGTACCGGTGTGATTGCCGGAGGGGCGGTACGTAACGTGGTGGAGGTAGCCGGTATTCACAACCTGCTAACCAAGTCACTTGGTTCGACCAACAAGGTTAACAATGCGTATGCCACCATTATGGCGTTGTCGCAGCTGCAAGAAGTGCCTGCAAGTAGCAAGCCAAAGGCCGATTCTAAGCCAAAGGCGACTGCCAGTAAGACCAAAGAAGCTGCGGTAGCCTAGGAGATTTTATGAAGATTCACGAACTTACAGTCACCAAAAAGGCAAACTCAAAGCGAGTTGGTCGCGGTATTGGTTCCGGCACCGGTAAGACCGCCGGTCGCGGTACTAAAGGTCAGAACTCACGTAGCGGCGGTGGCGTACGACCCGGTTTTGAGGGTGGTCAAAACCCCCTCGCCAAGCGTCTGCCTAAAAAGCGCGGTTTCCGTTCGCTCAATCCAACCAATTACGCCGCTATTAATTTGGCACGTCTTGATGAGCTCAAGGCTGGATCAACCGTGACCAACCAATCGTTGGCGCAGGACGGCTGGGTTGACGATGTCCATACTCCAGTTAAAATTCTGGGTAAGGGTACGCTTACCAAAAAGCTGACAGTTCAGCTCCAAGCCGCTTCGGCAACTGCCCAGCAGGCAATCGAAAAGGCTGGTGGCAGCTTTGTAGCCACCGCGCTGGCTAAGCGCCCCAAACAGCCATCGGCACGTAATCGAAAGTCGTAAAATATGACACTGAGGGTTTTTAGAGAAGCGTTTCGTTCGCCAGACCTACGGCGACGAATCTTGTTTGTGCTTGGCATAGTGGTGATTTACCGCTTCCTGTCTTATGTTCCGGTTCCAGTGCCCGACAATGCTGCTCTGGCCCAGTTTCTAGAGAGGCTATTTAATAGCAGCCAGCTGCTTGGCTTTGCTAACCTGTTTACCGGGGGTAGCTTGGGTAACTTCTCGATTGTAATGATGAGCCTGGGGCCGTATATTAACGCTTCAATCGTGATGCAGCTGTTTACTAAAATTATTCCCTCGCTAGAGGCGCTAAGCAAAGAGGGTGAGAGCGGCCAACGCAAAATTATTCAGTACACCAGGCTGCTCACGCTACCGTTTGCCATCTTGCAGGCGATTGGAATGGTCATATTGATCCGCCAAAGCTCAATCCAGATCGCGCAAACCGATTTAATTGGCAACCCGGACTTGG from Patescibacteria group bacterium includes the following:
- a CDS encoding 30S ribosomal protein S5 — its product is MAIQAQPKEFEEKVIAIDRVARVVKGGRRFRFRAIVVIGDGKGRVGLGIGKGGEVITAIAKAVSRARRNLITVPIHNGTIPHEVKVRFSGAHVLLKPASEGTGVIAGGAVRNVVEVAGIHNLLTKSLGSTNKVNNAYATIMALSQLQEVPASSKPKADSKPKATASKTKEAAVA
- a CDS encoding 50S ribosomal protein L15; the encoded protein is MKIHELTVTKKANSKRVGRGIGSGTGKTAGRGTKGQNSRSGGGVRPGFEGGQNPLAKRLPKKRGFRSLNPTNYAAINLARLDELKAGSTVTNQSLAQDGWVDDVHTPVKILGKGTLTKKLTVQLQAASATAQQAIEKAGGSFVATALAKRPKQPSARNRKS